The Thermococcus sp. 21S7 genome has a window encoding:
- a CDS encoding cell division protein FtsZ, which yields MRALIIGVGQCGTKIADLFSLVDFEALAINTSRGDLEYLKHVPHERRILIGESLTGGKGVNANPILGREAMKRDLPLVMRKIGSIIGYEDVDIFFLTFGFGGGTGAGGTPVLAEALKEEYPDSLVVAIGALPLKEEGIRPTINAAITIDKLSKIADSIIAIDNNKLKEGGDDISKAYERINYTIVERIASLLALVDVPGEQTLDASDLKFVLKAFGSFATVGYAKADAGRIKSLSRLITRSFESEGLYLEANIESALYGLVAIHGPPEVLKAADIFEALNYLTNKIRGKQIFRGFYPDPREREVEVVTLLSGIYESRSIEDIIITAKRYARSFMEAKEEAENKKKELLSGLPDFDDVYAKGIPDEEYPDIEEVSKKLRRERHE from the coding sequence GTGAGGGCTCTAATCATAGGGGTCGGCCAGTGCGGGACTAAAATCGCCGACCTCTTTTCCCTCGTCGATTTTGAGGCTCTGGCAATAAACACATCCAGGGGCGACCTTGAGTACCTCAAGCACGTCCCCCACGAGCGGAGGATACTCATAGGCGAGAGCCTGACCGGCGGCAAGGGGGTCAACGCCAACCCGATACTCGGCAGGGAGGCCATGAAGCGCGATTTGCCCCTTGTCATGCGCAAGATAGGCTCAATAATCGGCTACGAGGACGTCGATATATTCTTCCTGACTTTCGGCTTCGGCGGCGGAACGGGTGCCGGAGGAACCCCTGTCCTGGCTGAGGCGCTCAAAGAGGAGTACCCTGACTCCCTGGTGGTGGCCATCGGCGCGCTCCCCCTCAAGGAGGAGGGGATAAGGCCCACCATCAATGCGGCCATAACCATCGACAAGCTCTCAAAGATAGCGGACTCGATAATAGCAATAGACAACAACAAGCTCAAGGAAGGCGGCGACGACATAAGCAAAGCCTACGAGAGGATAAACTACACGATAGTCGAGAGGATAGCGTCACTTTTGGCCCTGGTAGACGTCCCTGGAGAGCAAACCCTCGACGCGAGCGACCTGAAGTTCGTCCTCAAGGCCTTTGGAAGCTTTGCAACGGTCGGCTATGCCAAGGCGGACGCGGGCAGGATAAAAAGCCTGTCAAGGCTCATCACCCGGTCCTTCGAAAGTGAAGGCCTGTACCTTGAGGCGAACATCGAATCGGCGCTGTACGGACTGGTCGCGATTCACGGGCCGCCGGAGGTTCTGAAGGCCGCCGACATATTCGAGGCGCTCAACTACCTCACCAACAAGATACGGGGCAAGCAGATATTCCGCGGCTTCTACCCGGACCCGCGCGAGAGGGAGGTCGAGGTCGTAACCCTCCTCAGCGGCATCTACGAGAGCAGGAGCATCGAGGACATAATCATCACCGCCAAGCGGTACGCCCGGTCCTTCATGGAGGCAAAGGAGGAGGCGGAGAACAAGAAGAAGGAGCTCCTAAGCGGCCTGCCCGACTTCGACGATGTGTACGCCAAGGGAATCCCAGACGAGGAGTACCCCGACATCGAAGAGGTGAGCAAGAAACTCCGGAGGGAGAGACATGAGTGA
- a CDS encoding class III signal peptide-containing protein, producing MIDLITLGVSEMTRRRVKGQISLEFLLIFGLLTILLLYSIRNTSFSEGSPSVENLRIQIALEEKSLANAISNTISQVYAQGPGSKATTYVALTYLRNPSYLEKGLDVTDPQIFITYGPLGGRGDGTYVGIINGTGTAILYTEGDDKNVVWSMGIYSRDLSTNTSVWGVPSEAKIVIGGVPFVFKGLSISPDQLNSTLKIVVEWNPDRGDSWFYNTTAKELRININPGG from the coding sequence ATGATTGACTTAATAACCCTTGGAGTGAGTGAGATGACGCGCCGCAGGGTAAAAGGTCAGATTTCGTTGGAGTTCCTGCTCATCTTCGGACTGCTCACAATCCTCCTGCTGTACTCCATTAGAAACACATCCTTCAGCGAGGGCTCTCCATCGGTCGAGAACCTGCGGATCCAGATCGCCCTAGAGGAAAAGAGCCTGGCGAACGCCATATCCAATACCATAAGCCAGGTGTACGCCCAGGGGCCGGGCTCAAAGGCGACGACCTACGTTGCGCTGACCTACCTCAGAAACCCCTCGTACCTTGAGAAGGGGCTGGACGTGACCGATCCGCAAATCTTCATCACATACGGACCCCTCGGAGGCAGGGGGGACGGGACATACGTGGGGATCATCAACGGAACCGGAACAGCGATCCTTTACACAGAAGGAGACGACAAAAACGTTGTCTGGAGCATGGGGATATACAGCCGGGATTTATCCACTAACACCTCCGTGTGGGGCGTCCCATCGGAGGCGAAGATAGTTATTGGGGGAGTGCCGTTCGTGTTTAAAGGGCTGTCGATATCCCCCGACCAGCTGAACTCAACGCTCAAAATCGTCGTCGAGTGGAACCCCGACAGGGGCGACTCATGGTTTTACAACACAACGGCCAAGGAGCTGAGGATAAACATCAACCCGGGTGGGTGA